One stretch of Acidobacteriota bacterium DNA includes these proteins:
- the rpsO gene encoding 30S ribosomal protein S15, producing MALTKERKTDLIKSFETHDGDTGSPEVQIAILSERINYLTDHFKVHAKDHHSRRGLLMLVGQRRRLLDYVKRKDSARYVTLIQRLGIRK from the coding sequence GTGGCACTGACGAAAGAACGAAAGACCGATCTGATCAAGTCGTTTGAGACACACGACGGCGACACCGGATCCCCCGAAGTCCAGATTGCGATCCTGAGCGAGCGCATCAACTACCTGACCGATCACTTCAAGGTCCACGCCAAGGACCATCATTCGCGCCGCGGCTTGCTGATGTTGGTCGGCCAGCGCAGGCGCCTGTTGGACTACGTCAAGCGTAAGGACTCCGCGCGGTACGTCACGCTGATCCAGCGCCTCGGCATCCGCAAGTAG
- the truB gene encoding tRNA pseudouridine(55) synthase TruB, whose amino-acid sequence MNQSTEQPPDARTVTGHATNRGGILVLDKPAGMSSHDVVAVVRRALRNMKIGHTGTLDPFATGVLPLVVGQATRLAQFFSGAEKAYDARIRLGRATDSYDLTGSVTFEAPPGSIWPSEQTVRDALGNFVGPLMQVPPAYSAKMTAGVRAYERARRGIAVELPASAVTLHRAEVVGMEGELVDIRLTCSAGFYVRSLAHDLGVTLGTGAHLESLRRTRSGAYGLDSAVTLDAVPDQGAALLARMIPLDNLLTGFPAVVVTQIGVQYVRHGRNIGAAELREPPGGQEWPDRVRLVGPDGALLAIADRVPGPVLHPAVVLV is encoded by the coding sequence ATGAATCAATCGACTGAGCAACCGCCGGACGCTCGAACGGTTACGGGGCACGCCACCAACCGCGGCGGCATCCTGGTTCTCGACAAACCTGCCGGCATGTCCTCTCACGACGTGGTCGCGGTCGTGCGCCGGGCCTTGCGAAACATGAAGATCGGCCATACCGGGACGCTGGACCCGTTTGCGACCGGCGTGCTTCCGCTCGTGGTCGGGCAGGCCACACGCCTCGCTCAATTCTTCTCGGGCGCCGAGAAGGCGTACGACGCCCGAATCCGGTTGGGGCGCGCCACTGATTCCTACGACCTGACCGGATCGGTCACCTTCGAGGCTCCGCCTGGGAGCATCTGGCCTTCTGAACAGACTGTCCGCGACGCCCTCGGGAACTTTGTCGGCCCGCTGATGCAGGTTCCGCCCGCCTATTCGGCCAAGATGACGGCAGGGGTGCGTGCCTACGAACGGGCCCGGCGTGGCATCGCCGTCGAGCTCCCGGCGTCGGCCGTCACCCTGCATCGCGCGGAGGTCGTGGGGATGGAGGGCGAGCTGGTCGATATCCGTCTCACCTGTTCGGCGGGCTTCTACGTCCGGTCGCTCGCGCACGACCTCGGAGTCACGCTCGGAACCGGTGCACATCTGGAGAGCCTTCGCCGAACGCGAAGCGGCGCATACGGCCTGGATTCCGCGGTGACGCTCGACGCCGTGCCGGACCAGGGGGCGGCGCTGCTGGCGCGGATGATCCCTCTCGACAACCTGTTGACCGGGTTCCCGGCCGTGGTCGTCACGCAAATCGGGGTGCAGTATGTCAGGCATGGGCGGAACATCGGAGCGGCCGAGCTTCGCGAGCCCCCGGGCGGGCAGGAATGGCCGGATCGCGTCCGATTGGTCGGACCAGACGGCGCTCTGCTGGCCATCGCCGACAGGGTGCCGGGGCCGGTTTTGCATCCGGCCGTCGTGCTGGTGTAA
- a CDS encoding bifunctional oligoribonuclease/PAP phosphatase NrnA produces the protein MSSSATPCRDVCDQLRRHQRIVVTSHVRPDGDAIGSALALAGALKAIGKDACVINRDPVPVPLTEFPGVSDIVVAETVPADTEALVVLECGDLERTGLGGLDHCVVINVDHHQGNTGYGNIRWFDATYAAVGEMVFEMIDELGAPVTPEMATQLFVAIVTDTGSFRYPGVSPRTFAMSGRLVAAGADPVLTARRLYDSNTLGRLRLQAAVLQSLDIQASGRLALLHLDDAMLAAAGAASEDTDGLINLPLSVKAIQAVVFFKHAGDGTYRVSFRSKGHIDVGAIARSFAGGGHKNASGCTIAGDLPHVRETVLARVVPELIAHPAAGRTSD, from the coding sequence ATGAGCAGTAGTGCCACCCCCTGTCGCGACGTCTGCGACCAGTTGCGCCGCCATCAGCGGATCGTGGTCACGTCGCATGTCCGGCCCGATGGCGATGCCATCGGATCGGCACTCGCGCTGGCCGGCGCCCTGAAGGCCATCGGCAAGGACGCCTGCGTCATCAACCGCGATCCGGTGCCGGTGCCGCTCACCGAATTCCCCGGGGTGTCCGACATCGTGGTGGCCGAGACGGTGCCGGCAGACACCGAGGCGCTCGTCGTGCTCGAATGCGGCGACCTCGAACGCACGGGGCTCGGCGGTCTTGATCACTGCGTCGTCATCAACGTCGACCATCACCAGGGCAACACGGGCTACGGAAATATCCGCTGGTTCGATGCAACCTACGCAGCCGTCGGCGAGATGGTGTTCGAGATGATCGACGAACTGGGCGCCCCGGTGACGCCCGAGATGGCCACGCAGCTGTTTGTCGCGATCGTCACCGACACAGGGTCCTTCCGCTATCCCGGCGTTTCGCCGCGGACCTTCGCCATGTCCGGACGGCTTGTTGCGGCTGGCGCCGACCCGGTCCTGACTGCCCGGCGGCTCTACGACAGCAATACGCTCGGCCGCTTGCGCCTGCAGGCCGCGGTGCTGCAGTCACTCGACATCCAGGCATCCGGACGCCTCGCACTGCTCCACCTCGACGATGCCATGCTGGCGGCGGCTGGGGCGGCATCAGAGGACACCGACGGGCTGATCAACCTTCCGCTGAGCGTGAAAGCCATCCAAGCGGTGGTGTTCTTCAAGCACGCGGGAGACGGCACGTACCGCGTCAGCTTCCGCTCAAAGGGCCACATCGACGTCGGGGCCATTGCACGCAGTTTCGCCGGTGGCGGCCACAAGAATGCGTCGGGCTGCACCATTGCCGGCGATCTGCCCCACGTCCGCGAGACCGTGTTGGCACGCGTCGTTCCCGAGCTGATCGCACACCCGGCGGCCGGACGCACCAGTGACTGA
- the rbfA gene encoding 30S ribosome-binding factor RbfA has translation MAQGFRPDRLGDQIRAELSEIVAREVHDPGIGFITITRVQVTSDLQIARVYYTTMTNEAARKETAKALRRATPFLRHQLAGRLTLRRMPEIEFRFDQSIEQHDRIEKLLHQIHEEDASRPRDAQEEEPPHEQ, from the coding sequence ATGGCACAGGGATTTCGACCAGATCGACTCGGCGACCAGATCCGCGCGGAGCTCAGCGAGATCGTCGCCCGCGAGGTGCATGATCCCGGGATCGGCTTCATTACGATCACCAGAGTTCAGGTGACCTCTGACCTGCAGATTGCCCGCGTGTACTACACGACCATGACCAATGAGGCCGCGCGCAAGGAAACGGCCAAGGCGCTCCGGCGGGCCACGCCGTTTCTCAGGCATCAGTTGGCAGGCCGGTTGACGCTTCGTCGCATGCCGGAGATCGAGTTCCGGTTCGATCAGTCGATCGAGCAGCACGACCGGATCGAAAAACTGCTCCACCAGATCCACGAGGAAGATGCCAGCCGCCCGCGCGACGCCCAGGAGGAAGAGCCCCCGCATGAGCAGTAG
- a CDS encoding DUF503 domain-containing protein: protein MVVALLSVELFLPGSRSLKDKRMVLRRLKDRLTKFNVAVAEVEHQDLWQRAGLGIVTVSTSENQADRELAAVASEIERLEPGLITRTDVQFLR from the coding sequence ATGGTTGTCGCGCTCTTGTCTGTCGAACTCTTCCTGCCCGGTTCCAGGTCGCTCAAGGACAAACGCATGGTGCTGAGACGACTCAAGGACCGGCTGACAAAGTTCAATGTAGCCGTGGCCGAGGTCGAGCACCAGGATCTGTGGCAACGCGCCGGCCTCGGCATCGTGACCGTGTCCACGTCGGAGAACCAGGCCGACCGCGAACTCGCGGCGGTCGCCAGCGAAATCGAGCGCCTCGAACCCGGCCTGATTACCCGCACCGACGTTCAGTTTCTCAGGTAG
- the infB gene encoding translation initiation factor IF-2, translating to MSTVRIYKIAELLGTTSQEIVALFKRDHGIEVKSASSTVEEIVAHQFVARLARTRGVTLPKGDIFAEGAAAKVKKGGTARKVEPPPPPPKPSMPPPRLVKTVKVPHPVEAPVEPELEAIVEHEPIAALEVEPEPIVTEPAAAHEPAPVHAKPAPEPAEAVEPEAQAVETAPVEEAASVVEAPEAPTAPSALPRPAAGRFVPSTLRLRVEEPRKHVPLEPLARALPPRPPVRPAATGTAATPAAKSPTAPAAARPPMAARPGTATPGRPALRPPYSPRLPVTGGPRPLPSQPMRPLQPGMPGARPGAPTAPPRPAVGRPAPPHRPMGRPGGRPSRRGPGRDNSLPTAAIESTPPPVTRTITLAEGMTVKDLSDKLDIRAKEILKKLLDRRIMMTINTTLDTETATWLAREFGADVKMRTFEEDVLEVGIEDSHPEDQVTRAPVVTVMGHVDHGKTTLLDAIRETKVAEHEAGGITQHIGAYQVVVNKRPVVFLDTPGHEAFTLMRARGARVTDIVILVVAADDGVMPQTREAIDHARAAGVPIIVAINKIDKPEANQDRVMKDLADLGLMPEQWGGQTVTVPVSAKKRQNIELLLEMILLVTDIGDLKANPKAPGQGAVLEAKLDRGRGPVATVLVQNGTLRVGDTVIAGSVIGKVRALFDDRGQPVKLVGPSSPVEVLGLTALPQPGDTFQVIADQAKARQVASFRQTQAKERALGAKSSRLTLESLKQQIAEGGIKELPIVVKADVQGSAEVLADTLGKMSDEKVKVRIIHSGAGAINESDVLLASASNAVIIGFNVRPDRNAADLAERESVEIRQHSVIYHVTDEIKKAMLGLLEPTFREVRVGSAEVRETFKVPKFGTIAGCMVVEGRVARAGDLQARLLRDHVVVHEGKIGSLRRFKDDVSEVKSGVECGIGFERFNDIKLGDVIEVYMIEKLAPVATV from the coding sequence TTGTCAACTGTTCGGATCTACAAGATCGCGGAGTTGCTCGGCACCACGAGCCAGGAAATCGTCGCGCTGTTCAAGCGCGATCACGGCATCGAGGTCAAGAGCGCGTCGAGCACGGTCGAGGAGATCGTCGCCCACCAGTTCGTGGCGCGCCTGGCACGCACGCGGGGGGTCACGCTGCCAAAGGGCGACATCTTCGCCGAGGGCGCCGCTGCCAAGGTGAAGAAGGGCGGCACGGCCAGGAAGGTCGAGCCACCGCCGCCACCGCCGAAGCCGTCGATGCCGCCGCCCCGCCTGGTGAAGACCGTCAAGGTCCCGCACCCGGTCGAGGCGCCAGTCGAGCCGGAACTAGAGGCCATCGTCGAGCACGAGCCTATTGCGGCACTTGAGGTCGAGCCCGAGCCGATTGTCACTGAGCCGGCGGCAGCCCATGAGCCAGCTCCGGTCCACGCGAAACCGGCGCCCGAACCAGCGGAGGCCGTCGAACCGGAAGCCCAGGCTGTCGAAACGGCGCCAGTCGAGGAGGCCGCGTCTGTCGTCGAAGCGCCCGAGGCGCCGACTGCTCCATCCGCCCTTCCGCGTCCGGCGGCAGGCCGCTTTGTGCCATCCACGCTGCGACTGAGGGTCGAGGAACCTCGAAAACACGTTCCGCTCGAGCCCCTCGCTCGCGCGCTTCCGCCGCGGCCGCCGGTACGTCCGGCCGCGACAGGCACCGCGGCAACGCCAGCGGCCAAGTCGCCGACGGCCCCGGCCGCGGCGAGGCCTCCGATGGCGGCGCGTCCAGGCACGGCGACGCCGGGTCGGCCAGCCCTCAGACCACCGTACAGCCCGCGACTGCCCGTCACCGGAGGCCCACGGCCCCTGCCGTCGCAGCCGATGCGTCCGCTGCAGCCAGGCATGCCTGGCGCACGGCCGGGCGCGCCGACAGCTCCGCCCAGGCCCGCCGTTGGCCGGCCCGCTCCGCCACATCGACCGATGGGCCGCCCAGGGGGACGACCGAGCCGACGTGGGCCCGGCAGGGACAACTCGTTGCCGACCGCCGCGATCGAATCGACGCCGCCACCGGTCACTCGCACGATCACGCTGGCCGAGGGGATGACGGTCAAGGACCTCAGCGACAAGCTTGATATCCGCGCCAAGGAGATCCTGAAGAAACTCCTCGACCGGCGCATCATGATGACCATCAACACGACGCTCGACACCGAGACGGCGACGTGGCTGGCGCGCGAATTCGGCGCCGATGTCAAGATGCGCACCTTCGAGGAAGACGTCCTCGAGGTCGGAATCGAAGACAGCCATCCCGAAGATCAGGTGACGCGGGCCCCGGTGGTGACCGTCATGGGTCACGTCGACCACGGCAAGACGACGCTGCTCGACGCGATTCGCGAAACCAAGGTCGCGGAACACGAAGCCGGCGGCATCACCCAGCACATCGGCGCGTACCAGGTCGTGGTGAACAAGCGGCCGGTGGTGTTCCTCGACACGCCCGGTCACGAGGCGTTTACGTTGATGCGAGCCCGGGGCGCCCGCGTCACCGACATCGTCATCCTCGTCGTGGCCGCCGACGACGGCGTGATGCCGCAGACGCGCGAGGCGATCGACCACGCACGCGCGGCCGGCGTGCCGATCATTGTGGCCATCAACAAGATCGACAAGCCCGAAGCCAACCAGGATCGGGTGATGAAGGACCTGGCCGACCTGGGCCTCATGCCCGAACAGTGGGGCGGGCAAACGGTCACCGTGCCGGTCTCAGCCAAGAAGCGCCAGAACATCGAACTGCTGCTCGAGATGATCCTGCTCGTCACCGACATCGGCGACTTGAAGGCTAACCCCAAGGCCCCGGGCCAGGGGGCCGTGCTCGAAGCCAAGCTGGACAGAGGTCGCGGCCCTGTTGCTACGGTGCTGGTCCAGAACGGCACGCTGCGGGTGGGTGACACGGTGATTGCCGGATCGGTCATCGGCAAGGTTCGCGCGTTGTTCGACGACCGCGGCCAGCCGGTCAAGCTGGTCGGTCCGTCCTCGCCGGTTGAAGTGCTGGGTCTGACCGCGTTGCCACAGCCAGGCGACACGTTCCAGGTCATCGCGGATCAGGCCAAGGCGCGCCAGGTGGCAAGCTTCAGGCAGACGCAGGCCAAGGAACGCGCGCTTGGCGCCAAGTCGTCGCGCCTGACGCTCGAATCGCTCAAGCAGCAGATCGCCGAGGGCGGGATCAAGGAACTCCCCATCGTCGTCAAGGCCGACGTGCAGGGCTCAGCCGAAGTGCTGGCCGATACGCTCGGCAAGATGTCCGACGAGAAGGTGAAGGTCCGCATCATCCACTCGGGTGCCGGCGCGATCAACGAATCGGACGTGCTGCTGGCGTCGGCATCAAACGCCGTCATCATCGGCTTCAACGTGAGGCCGGACCGCAACGCGGCCGACCTGGCCGAGCGCGAATCCGTCGAGATCCGGCAGCACTCGGTCATCTACCACGTGACCGACGAGATCAAGAAGGCCATGTTGGGTCTGCTCGAGCCGACCTTCCGCGAGGTGCGCGTCGGATCAGCCGAAGTGCGCGAGACGTTCAAGGTGCCCAAGTTCGGCACCATCGCCGGATGCATGGTCGTCGAGGGTCGCGTGGCGCGCGCCGGGGATCTGCAGGCGCGGCTCCTGCGCGATCATGTCGTCGTCCATGAAGGCAAGATCGGGTCGCTGCGCCGGTTCAAGGACGATGTCAGCGAGGTGAAATCAGGAGTCGAATGCGGGATCGGCTTCGAGCGCTTCAACGACATCAAGCTCGGTGACGTGATCGAAGTCTACATGATCGAGAAGCTGGCGCCGGTCGCGACCGTGTAG
- the nusA gene encoding transcription termination factor NusA produces MAGTNNPVQQTIEALAKERGIEPDVVIAAIEDAVLTASRKVFRGGENLKARFNAEIGQVELVAVRTVVEQVETPATEISIAEARELYLEAYGEEVAASVELGDEMEFPKPTDQFGRIAAQTAKQVIFQKVREAERENIFAEYNDRVGEVITGMVKRFENGDIIMEIGRIETILPRKEQSRAESYAPGDRVRAVIKAATRSTKGPQIVLSRTDPALLCKLFEQEVPEIYDGTVLIKGAVREAGDRAKVAVYSRERDVDPVGACVGMKGTRVQAIIRELRGEKIDIVEWSDDPVYFVTNALSPAKVQRVTIVDDEEKVMEVVVEDRQLSLAIGKKGQNVRLAAKLTGWRIDIKSDEEKRKEVEAQLEGFETVQGEGEGAAEADVADASVLVLPEIHDEVVAALQQGGYRSAAAVVEADRAALTALGLDDETIDAVVAAARAEIERAATEMPAEGGESGTES; encoded by the coding sequence ATGGCAGGCACGAATAACCCCGTCCAGCAGACCATCGAGGCCCTCGCCAAGGAGCGGGGCATCGAGCCCGATGTCGTGATCGCCGCCATCGAGGATGCGGTGTTGACCGCATCGCGGAAAGTGTTCAGGGGCGGTGAAAACCTCAAGGCCCGATTCAATGCCGAGATAGGCCAGGTGGAACTGGTCGCCGTCAGGACAGTCGTGGAGCAGGTCGAGACGCCGGCCACCGAGATCTCCATCGCGGAAGCCCGCGAACTGTATCTCGAGGCGTACGGCGAAGAAGTGGCCGCCAGCGTGGAACTGGGCGACGAGATGGAGTTCCCGAAGCCGACCGATCAGTTCGGACGCATCGCGGCCCAGACGGCCAAGCAGGTCATCTTCCAGAAGGTGCGCGAAGCTGAGCGCGAGAACATCTTCGCGGAATACAACGATCGGGTTGGCGAAGTCATCACCGGCATGGTGAAGCGCTTCGAAAACGGCGACATCATCATGGAGATCGGCCGGATCGAGACCATCCTGCCCCGCAAGGAGCAGTCGAGGGCCGAGAGCTACGCGCCGGGCGATCGGGTACGCGCCGTGATCAAGGCCGCGACGCGCAGCACGAAAGGGCCGCAGATCGTGCTGTCGCGCACCGACCCCGCCCTGCTCTGCAAGCTGTTCGAGCAGGAGGTCCCCGAGATCTACGACGGCACCGTGCTCATCAAGGGCGCCGTGCGCGAAGCGGGCGACCGGGCGAAGGTGGCCGTCTACTCGCGCGAGCGCGACGTCGATCCGGTCGGCGCGTGCGTCGGCATGAAGGGCACGCGCGTCCAGGCAATCATTCGCGAACTGCGCGGCGAGAAGATCGACATCGTCGAATGGTCCGATGACCCGGTCTACTTCGTCACCAACGCGCTCAGCCCCGCCAAGGTCCAGCGCGTCACCATCGTGGACGATGAAGAAAAGGTGATGGAAGTCGTCGTCGAAGACAGGCAGTTGTCGCTCGCGATCGGCAAGAAGGGCCAGAACGTCCGGCTGGCCGCGAAGCTGACCGGCTGGCGCATCGACATCAAGAGCGACGAGGAGAAGCGCAAGGAGGTTGAGGCCCAGTTGGAGGGCTTCGAGACCGTGCAGGGTGAGGGTGAGGGCGCGGCCGAGGCCGATGTCGCGGATGCGAGCGTCCTGGTCCTGCCCGAAATTCATGACGAGGTGGTCGCGGCACTTCAGCAGGGCGGCTACCGATCGGCAGCGGCTGTGGTCGAGGCGGATCGGGCGGCTCTGACAGCGCTCGGTCTTGACGACGAGACGATCGATGCGGTCGTCGCCGCGGCTCGAGCCGAGATTGAGCGTGCCGCGACGGAGATGCCGGCGGAAGGTGGCGAGTCCGGTACGGAATCCTGA
- a CDS encoding ribosome maturation factor RimP has product MDTAAEPSRLEKIRAIAERVARSRGLEVFDIQFRREVQGWVLRIYLDKPGATVVAGRAGSAIVEGVTIDDCREVSHEVGTLLDVEDTIGHRFTLEVSSPGLDRPLRGADDYRRFAGCLAKIVLLEAVNGQKHLTGRLQGLEGDEVLVADVKGRVQRIPLGLIARARLEVEF; this is encoded by the coding sequence GTGGACACCGCAGCCGAGCCCAGTCGCCTCGAGAAGATCCGCGCCATCGCCGAGCGTGTCGCACGGTCGCGCGGGCTGGAGGTCTTTGACATCCAGTTCAGGCGCGAGGTGCAGGGCTGGGTGCTGCGAATCTACCTCGACAAGCCGGGCGCGACGGTGGTCGCGGGCCGGGCGGGATCGGCGATCGTCGAGGGCGTGACCATCGATGACTGCCGGGAAGTAAGCCACGAGGTCGGCACGCTGCTCGACGTCGAGGACACCATCGGGCACCGGTTCACGCTCGAGGTTTCGTCCCCCGGGTTGGATCGGCCGCTGCGAGGCGCGGATGACTACCGGCGTTTCGCGGGATGCCTGGCGAAGATAGTGCTCCTCGAAGCGGTGAATGGCCAGAAGCACCTCACGGGTCGGCTCCAGGGTCTGGAGGGCGACGAAGTGCTGGTGGCAGATGTCAAAGGCCGGGTCCAGCGTATCCCGCTGGGACTCATTGCGCGCGCGCGGTTGGAAGTGGAGTTCTGA
- a CDS encoding DUF1646 family protein, with protein MGLTLALPFSVKRVEEELEAFLLVMGLTAVSISHVWSVHLVQEALVAPLAITAAVVGVGWLFRSVRSYLRGWLSFLTAKLGLSGAVFTMVVVLGLGSGVLTAIVAAIMLAELVTLLKLDRKYEIQLTVYACYAIGLGAALTPLGEPLSTIVVAKLKGPPHYAEFSYLMRHLGVWVVPGVLAAAALAARGAELAVAGKRGLRASAHDTGRDIMLRGLRVYVFVMALILLGAGLRPLAERFVAKMPAWALYWVNSISAILDNATLVAAEVTPAMTDQQITFVLMGLLISGGMLIPGNIPNIVSSATLGIKSREWAMAALPFGAALMLVYFVLMSLLVK; from the coding sequence ATGGGCCTTACTCTGGCCCTTCCCTTCTCCGTGAAGCGCGTGGAAGAGGAGCTGGAGGCTTTCCTTCTTGTGATGGGGCTGACGGCTGTCAGCATTTCTCACGTGTGGAGCGTGCACCTCGTTCAGGAGGCCCTTGTCGCGCCGCTGGCCATCACCGCCGCAGTGGTTGGCGTCGGCTGGCTCTTTCGTTCCGTCCGCTCGTATCTGAGAGGCTGGCTGTCTTTCCTGACGGCCAAGCTCGGCCTGAGCGGGGCCGTTTTCACCATGGTCGTCGTCCTCGGCCTCGGTTCCGGCGTTCTGACGGCTATCGTGGCCGCAATCATGCTGGCGGAACTGGTCACTCTTCTGAAACTGGACAGGAAGTACGAAATACAACTCACGGTGTATGCCTGCTACGCCATTGGCCTTGGCGCCGCGCTCACGCCGCTGGGCGAACCGCTTTCCACTATCGTCGTTGCCAAACTCAAAGGCCCTCCCCATTATGCGGAGTTCTCGTACCTGATGCGGCACTTGGGCGTGTGGGTCGTGCCCGGTGTGCTGGCGGCAGCGGCCTTGGCCGCGCGAGGAGCCGAACTTGCTGTCGCGGGAAAGCGAGGACTCAGAGCAAGCGCCCATGATACGGGCAGAGACATCATGCTGCGCGGGCTTCGGGTTTATGTCTTCGTCATGGCCCTCATCTTATTGGGCGCTGGCCTGAGACCGTTGGCTGAGCGCTTCGTGGCCAAGATGCCTGCCTGGGCACTCTACTGGGTCAATTCGATCTCCGCCATTCTCGACAACGCCACGCTGGTGGCTGCCGAAGTCACACCCGCCATGACAGACCAGCAGATCACGTTTGTCCTCATGGGCCTGCTTATTTCGGGCGGGATGCTCATACCTGGCAACATCCCGAACATCGTCAGTTCCGCCACACTGGGCATCAAGTCACGGGAATGGGCCATGGCGGCCCTGCCTTTCGGCGCAGCGCTCATGCTCGTGTATTTCGTGCTGATGTCACTGCTGGTGAAATGA